AGGTCGCTTAGCGGTTGACCATGAAATGATGGATGAAATCCAGCAGCTTCATGCGGCAATCACCCCAGTTGAAACCTTGTTCGTGGTTGATGCCATGACAGGTCAAGATGCGGCGAACACAGCCAAAGCTTTTGGTGATGCACTGCCACTAACTGGTGTGGTTCTGACTAAGGTGGATGGTGATGCTCGTGGTGGTGCGGCACTGTCTGTTCGCCATATTACAGGCAAACCAATTAAGTTCTTGGGTGTAGGTGAGAAGACCGACGCACTAGAACCGTTCCACCCAGACCGCGTGGCTTCACGTATCCTGGGTATGGGTGACGTACTTTCTCTTATCGAAGACCTTCAGCGTAATGTCGATACTGAGAAAGCAGAAAAGATGGCGAAGAAGTTCAAGGAGAAGAAAGGTTTTGACCTTGAAGACTTCCGTGAGCAGCTTGGTCAGATGCAGAACATGGGCGGCATGATGGGCATGATGGACAAGCTTCCAGGCATGTCTAACCTTCCAGACAACGTCAAAGATAAAGTTGACGACAAGATGTTCAAGCAGATGGAAGCCATCATTAACTCGATGACAATGAAAGAGCGTCAGCGTCCTGAACTCATCAAAGGCTCTCGTAAAAAACGTATCGCGGCAGGTTCTGGTACTCAGGTACAAGATGTGAACCGTCTGCTTAAGCAATTCACCCAAATGCAGAAGATGATGAAGAAAATGCAGAAAGGTGGCATGCGCGGCATGATGCGTAATATGCAGGGTATGATGGGTAGCATGGGCGGTATGGGCGGCGGTGGTAATCCGTTTGGCCGATAGTCTTGCGATTCGCGCAGGGTAGCAGAGCGACTGAAAGCAACTCATTGATCTTTCAAACTGTTACCCAGCTCACATCTTCATCAGTGCCCGAAAACTGGTGAAAAAATAGCTAAACCCCTTGCAATGCCTCGGAATAAGAGTAAAATTCCGAGGCTTTATTTTGGCACGAGACCTCAGGTTGCTCATTAGAGAAACATTTCTGAGGTCATTTTTATTATTGAGAAAGCAAAGAGGACGATATGGTTACCATTCGTTTGGCACGTCACGGCGCTAAGAAGCGTCCATTCTATCAAATCGTAGTAGCGGACAGCCGCAATGCAGCAACTGGCCGTTTCATCGAGAAAGTGGGTTTCTTTAACCCTACTGCTACTGGTCAAGAAGAAGGTCTACGTCTAGACCTAGAGCGCGTTAACCACTGGGTTGGTCAAGGCGCAACAGTTTCTGACCGCGTTGCTAAGCTAGTTAAAGACGCTCAAAAAGCGGCTTAATTCTAGTTAAGTAAGCAGTATGTCGTCGATGAAAGGTAAAGACACAATGAGCAATCAAGACGAAAGAATTGTTGTAGGTAAATTTGGTTCTACTTACGGCATTCGCGGATGGCTTAAGGTGTTTACCTACACAGACAATCCTGAAAGTATTTTCGATTACAGCCCTTGGTATATTAACCAAAAGGGTGAATGGGTAGAGTACAAAGTCGAAAGTTGGAAGCGCCATAACAAAGGTATGGTGTGTAAACTAGAAGGTCTTGAGATTCGTGAAGAAGCTCACCTACTGACCAACTTTGAGATTGCAATCGACCCAGCTGTGCTACCAGAGCTGTCAGAAGATGAATTCTACTGGCGCGAATTGTTCGGAATGAAAGTAGTGACCACGAAAGGTTATGACCTCGGGGAAGTAACTGACATCATGGAAACTGGTTCGAACGATGTTTTGGTTGTGAAAGCAAATCTGAAAGATGCTTTTGGGCAAAAGGAACGGTTAGTACCGTACCTTGAAGAGCAAGTGATCAAGAATGTTGATCGCGAAGCTCAACGGATCGAAGTTGACTGGGATCCTGGATTCTAATTCATTTTTAGTAACTTAATAGAGCGAGAGAACAGATGTGGGTTGGCGTAATTAGCCTGTTTCCAGACATGTTCCGCAGCGTTACTGATTATGGAGTAACAGGTCAAGCGGTTAAAAAAGGTCTACTGTCGATTGAGACATGGAATCCTCGTGATTTCACTCACGACAAACATCGCACTGTCGATGATAGACCTTACGGTGGTGGTCCTGGCATGTTGATGATGGTTCAGCCATTGCGCGATGCCATTCACGCAGCCAAACAGGCATCACCGGGTAAGACGAAAGTCATTTACCTTTCTCCTCAAGGTCGTAAACTCGACCAAACTGGGGTAGAAGAACTAGCGAAAAACGACAACCTTGTGTTGATTTGTGGACGCTACGAAGGGGTAGATGAGCGCATCATCCAAACTGAAGTTGACGAAGAATGGTCAATCGGAGATTTTGTGATGACAGGTGGGGAAATCCCAGCCATGACGCTAATCGACTCAGTCTCACGGTTTGTTCCGGGAGTACTAGGCGATTTTGCTTCAGCAGAAGAAGATTCTTTTGCTAATGGCTTACTCGATTGTCCGCACTTTACGCGCCCTGAAGTGTTAGAAGATTTAGAGGTACCAAGTGTCCTCAAGTCTGGTAACCACAAGGATATTCGTCGCTGGCGACTAAAACAGTCGTTAGGCCGTACTTGGCTAAGAAGACCGGAGCTCCTGGAAAACCTAGCTCTGACTGACGAACAGGAACAATTACTTGCCGAGTTCATTAAAGAAACTCGAAATAACAGCAAGTAACCTATTTAATTTAGTATCAGTTTATTCTAGGAATTTAAGAACATGAGTAACATCATCAAGGCTCTTGAAGAAGAGCAAATGAAATCAGGCCTACCTAAATTTGCACCAGGTGATACTGTTGTAGTTCAGGTTAAAGTAAAAGAAGGTGACCGTGAGCGTCTACAGGCTTACGAAGGCGTTGTAATCGCTATCCGTAACCGTGGTCTTCACTCTGCTTTCACTGTTCGTAAGATCTCGAACGGCGAAGGTGTTGAGCGTACGTTCCAAACTCACTCTCCAATGGTTGATAGCATCGAAGTTAAACGCCGTGGTGCAGTACGTCGTGCCAAGTTGTACTACCTACGTGAGCGTTCTGGTAAGTCTGCTCGTATCAAAGAGAAACTTGCTAAGAAGTAATGCTATTTTACTAGCGTTCTCAAATATTAAGCGGAGTCCTTGGACTCCGCTTTTTTTGTGTTTGAAGCAAAGG
The Vibrio sp. CB1-14 DNA segment above includes these coding regions:
- the rimM gene encoding ribosome maturation factor RimM (Essential for efficient processing of 16S rRNA), translated to MSNQDERIVVGKFGSTYGIRGWLKVFTYTDNPESIFDYSPWYINQKGEWVEYKVESWKRHNKGMVCKLEGLEIREEAHLLTNFEIAIDPAVLPELSEDEFYWRELFGMKVVTTKGYDLGEVTDIMETGSNDVLVVKANLKDAFGQKERLVPYLEEQVIKNVDREAQRIEVDWDPGF
- the rplS gene encoding 50S ribosomal protein L19, giving the protein MSNIIKALEEEQMKSGLPKFAPGDTVVVQVKVKEGDRERLQAYEGVVIAIRNRGLHSAFTVRKISNGEGVERTFQTHSPMVDSIEVKRRGAVRRAKLYYLRERSGKSARIKEKLAKK
- the ffh gene encoding signal recognition particle protein → MFENLTDRLSKTLKNISGKGRLTEDNIKDTLREVRMALLEADVALPVVREFIKGVKERAVGVEVSKSLTPGQEFIKIVQAELEQVMGESNEALDLAAQPPAVILMAGLQGAGKTTSVGKLSKLLNEREKKKVLVVSADVYRPAAIKQLETLAGDVGVDFFPSTADQKPIDIANAAIEHAKKKFYDVLIVDTAGRLAVDHEMMDEIQQLHAAITPVETLFVVDAMTGQDAANTAKAFGDALPLTGVVLTKVDGDARGGAALSVRHITGKPIKFLGVGEKTDALEPFHPDRVASRILGMGDVLSLIEDLQRNVDTEKAEKMAKKFKEKKGFDLEDFREQLGQMQNMGGMMGMMDKLPGMSNLPDNVKDKVDDKMFKQMEAIINSMTMKERQRPELIKGSRKKRIAAGSGTQVQDVNRLLKQFTQMQKMMKKMQKGGMRGMMRNMQGMMGSMGGMGGGGNPFGR
- the rpsP gene encoding 30S ribosomal protein S16, producing the protein MVTIRLARHGAKKRPFYQIVVADSRNAATGRFIEKVGFFNPTATGQEEGLRLDLERVNHWVGQGATVSDRVAKLVKDAQKAA
- the trmD gene encoding tRNA (guanosine(37)-N1)-methyltransferase TrmD; the encoded protein is MWVGVISLFPDMFRSVTDYGVTGQAVKKGLLSIETWNPRDFTHDKHRTVDDRPYGGGPGMLMMVQPLRDAIHAAKQASPGKTKVIYLSPQGRKLDQTGVEELAKNDNLVLICGRYEGVDERIIQTEVDEEWSIGDFVMTGGEIPAMTLIDSVSRFVPGVLGDFASAEEDSFANGLLDCPHFTRPEVLEDLEVPSVLKSGNHKDIRRWRLKQSLGRTWLRRPELLENLALTDEQEQLLAEFIKETRNNSK